The Malus sylvestris chromosome 3, drMalSylv7.2, whole genome shotgun sequence genomic sequence ATTGTCTTGTTACTGGCGTATCCAAATTTTTGCTTTCCCTGACAGCTTGATGTTTCAAATTAATTTCCGTATCTTCTTAATGTTCTCGTTCTCATATAGCACTCCTCCAACCCCTATCATTTCTTTATCAGAAAGACCAATTAAACTGGATAGAGTTATAAAAAGTAGCATGTATAAATATCATTCACTTGACAAAAATAGGCATGCAACCAAGCACACAACCAAGCTCATTTGAGTgggctgcttcttcttcctcttcctgccCAGTTTTCGTTCAGGGCTTTTGTCGAACAGTTGGCGTGCCTCCGACCCCGACGACCCCAGCTCCAAGAGGTCGCATATGGGAGCTTCAAGGTTGTTTCCATGGTttccaaggggtcgtgcgaccccgacgaccccactgtggatccgccactgaCCGGAGCTATAACAGCTTCGGTGTTCTTCCCAGATAACACCCAGGCCACCAAGCCTTCTCAAAACACCCCGGGCCTTAGCCCTTACTTGGACCGGCCCAGTTCCCTTTTGGTTAATTGGCCTGCGGGCCGTGCATGTGCatggagtgtgtgtgtgttttgtgggccgtgcatgtgtgtggtttgtgtttgtgtgtgttgggCTGATTGTATGTGTGGTGTGTGTGATATGTTAtgcatgtgtgtgttgtgtgtgtgtgtgtccgtgtgtgtgtgtggtgtgtgtgtgtaagtatgTGTGTGCAGGTGTGGGCATGCGTGCTGTGCAtgcatgtgtatgtgtgtgctggcgtgtgtgtgtgttgtgttgtgtgggtttgggctcaagcccaaaccaccacCCATTTTTTTTGTTCCTAGGCctatccaaaaccaaaacccattaGGTTCTTaccctatttaacctaaacctaaaccctaatccgaaTCCAAACCCAAGACCCATTTCCATTTCTTAAAGTTCTATAGTTGGGAATTTTgaataaattgtacatttttgtgcttaggtgaagttgctagtggagATTTCCTTAATTATTTTCCGCACAACTCTGCTGctacggagtatctgtgagtggaccccttctaaaattacatgatttcatagtttaattgcataaatgaatagcatgccttgcgagtttatgaactgattttatgttaagcatgtttatgaaatatgttgtttatcgtctcgttttttgtgaggaattaattgttggcctatattgagctatattttaaaatatcgtattttttataaaaaccatgaactggtagactatctgttggatgacgataggatgatagagcatgttttagaaacccctatTTATAATATAGACGatagatgactttatactatgaagtggttatttttgagaggcgtaactatttgtgcgtacctagtggacactatgctgcctggggcgaggatctggtgttggtagataggccgggagaaataatccctagctacgggctgagggacacggagcaggcattgggccgggagttggtaatctctgacTACGGGCGTAGAGACCACGGTGCTGGCATAGGGTCAGGAGATATATTTAtttcagtgatcttactagtAGTACATCATGCGACGAGACGATCTGTGAGACGTTTGGTATTTTATTTTCCATGATgatttttgagatatttttggcatgctagggttttcagtaaaaccatcatttattatgctagtagttttctttatataaagtGTGGGGGTTAatatcttgataactgttttattattattgtatttatGAACTTGATCCACTCACCTTTATTATGCGCCCCCATCCAGGTCTTAGAAACGAGGGCTACGACACaacgtacgaggcattcccctaccagtagcaaTCTATCACCCATTTGTGTGATATCCtgtaatgatctttccttttgtgATATTGTTTTAGAACGTGTTCTGGGCACTCTAGACATTTCCTTAAACCTTGTTTATTACTTCTAGATTTTAATGTTTATTCATGAATATTTCctcctaatcattactcttgtaatcaataaatggcttttgtcaccttcaggtgtcggccagcacgtgtctattCGGGTATTAAGAGAATATCGGGGTCGGGACGTGTCAAAAgcaatgggtttttttttttttaaatttttttaattcaagaGTAATAAGTAATGAAACTTGCGGGCTTCTAGCACTTGAGAACAGTTGGAGGAGTAACCCATAGCCTTAATTATTCAATGCAGAACATAAAACTTAGTCCCAATTGTATTGTTCGTCATGAAAGTAAGCAACTTCAAAACTATTGTCATTTGTCTGGTTCTGGTTGTAAAGATAAATATGTATGAACAAAAATCATATGCACTGCCAGGTTACACAAGAACATCATCGTCCACAAAAACAGATCAGTGATGAGTGCTAACCACTAACCAGCAGCACAGTCTAGATCATATTACCATCTTCGAAACTCCCGGATGCCTGAACCAAAGACCTCTCATCCATCGGATTTGGTTTTGGTGCTATTACTAGTGATCGGCCAATCCAGGAACTTGTAACCTTCAAGTGAGGGTGGTAGATATGCCTGCGTGACACTGGCTGAGGGATTGTCAGGAGGGTAAATGTATCCGTTGGCATACCCAAGTTCCTTCATTAGCTTGGTAGGCGCATTCCTCAGATGAAGAGGCACTCCCTCATTCTGTCCGACAGAGTCCCTCACCACTTGTTGTGCACTCCCTATTGCTTTATAAACAGCGACAGATTTAGGAGCCAATGCCAAGTAAGCCACACACTGTGCAAGAATGACATTGCACTCTGGCATTCCCAGAAAATGGCAAGCCTGATGACAAGCAACGGCCTGGCTCAGAGCGGATGGGTCAGCCAACCCAACATCTTCACTAGCAAACCGTATGAGTCGGCGGGCAATATATAGAGGTTCTTGGCCTCCTTCTAGCATCCTTGCCAACCAATAAATGGCCGCATTAGCATCACTTCCTCTCATGGACTTGTGAAGGGCACTGATGAGATTATAGTGCTCTTCCCCCGCTTTGTCAGAGGCGACATGTTTGCATTGCAAAGCCTCTTTGGCATCCTCTAAGGTAACAACAGCAGTAGCCACTAACTTATtatgatcatcatcatcattcatAGAGGTAGGGGTAGAGTTAGAGATCGTGGAACTAGAGGTAGAGGCCGCTCGGGCAGCTGCTGTTGTTGCAGAAACTTCCAAGGCATTGAGTGCCACCCGAGCATCGCCATCGCAGTTGGCGGAGATGAAATGGATGGCCTCATCATTGACATGTACAGGCATCTGCACACCAGGAGCCAATCCCTTATCGGAGTCATTGGCGGCCCGCTTGAGAAGGAGCTCAACCGCGTGGGGTCTCAGAGGGTGGAGAACAAGAACTCGGCAGCGAGACAAGAGCGGCCTGATCAAATGGAAGGAAGGGTTCTCGGTGGTGGCCCCCATGAAGACTATACTGCCGTCTTCGATGACGGGCAAGAACGAGTCCTGCTGTGACTTGTTGAACCTGTGAACCTCGTCCACGAACAGCACTGTTTGTTTTTTCTTAGCCGCCTGTTTCTTCTTGCGGGCCTCGTCGATAGCGTCCCTCACGTCTTTAACCCCGCAAGTGACGGCGGACAACGAAACGAATCGGTAGGAGGAGCAAGGGCGGGAGGCGGAATTGATGATGGATTTGGCAATGGAGGTCTTGCCGACGCCTGGTGGACCCCAGAACACAAGAGAAGGGAGACGTTCGCAGTCGATTGCGGAGCGGAGCAGAGAGTTTGGGGCAAGTAGGTGGTCTTGGCCCACGACGTCGTCTAAGGTGCGAGGGCGCATGCGCTCCGATAACGGCTCGTTGGTGGTTTTGTTGGCATTTTTGGGGTTTGCTGGGATCGCTAGTTTGAGACGTTTCGACTTGGAGAGTGCAGCTTCTTCTTCTGGCCCCTCTCCCCCTGCGGCTGGGGTGGATTCCGATTCCTCTTGTAGTTTGCGAGCGGAAGCGGGGACGGGACGTGGATAATCGGAGGAAGGAGGCTTGGACTGGAACAGAAAGAAGCGGTCGAGCTTGGGTTGGCAAGGCCGCCCGGATGAAATCGGGCTCGGATTCGTGCTAGTGCCGGCGGATGTGGATGATTCGCGGTTGAGAATCCATTCTGTGGCCTTGAGAATGGAGTTGCCCCCTGTCCCTGTGGCAGCTAGGGCTTGGGCCGCCAACTCGCTGGGGAAGCCCATGCTCAGCAGCTGCTCCATTTCCATCTCTCTGGAGTCTGGTTtgtgttttcttcttttattaaaTAAGAGAAAAAGATAAATCCATATAAAAGAACAAGGCAGCGATTGAATCTGTCGGATCTCAAATTCCAATCGATTTCAAcccattttctcagcaaccagaGGCTTGGGATCTCAAATTCATCGTCTTGGAGATTGGTCTCTGCTTAATCAGCGAAAAATTGGATCCCTTGTGAGAAGTGGAAGCGCCGATTCGATTCGGCGATGGAGAAGACGAATTAACGCAGGAGAAcgcaagggagagagagacgaCGGAATGCGAGCGcacgagagagagaggagatgaATTGAGATGGGATTGCGAAACCCTTGTTACTCGGCGATGGAGAAGACGAATTAACGCAGGAGAacgctagagagagagagagaagacggAAGGAATGCGAGCGcacgagagagagaggagatgaATTGAGATGGGATTGCGAAACCCTTGTTACTAAACCCTTGTTTTGAAGGATAATTatcttttgagttttaaagataaaataaaaggtaaagtgaattatgattgaatttttagtgtataaatatgattttttgttaaaatgaataatatcaggagtttttcgttaaaattctcttgTTTTAATTCTCTCTTCTAATCCTGTGTTTAGTCCCCTTCTGTAAATTATCCAAACAAGGTGAAATTTGtgaatgtttaaattcattgaGTTTAAGGGGGTTTAATCAATTCGTAGAgatttcatgaattttttttattcaattccaCCGAAATCTGAGGGGCatatgtgagatttgtgaatgcTTAAATTGCACTAGAAAATCtcttcaattcccttaatttcctcaactttttaaaattgtttaaaataaatttctaattgaatagaTCTGAAATGATATAAACTTCTTtgaaatcttaattgaatacatccagatttctaaggattttaataaactatcttaaaatcctaattaaatacacgttaaatttcagagaatcatttaaaatcctgattgaatactcataaattcattaaaagaattaaaattcttcaaattctcaattgaatacaccctcctaaacctaaggaattttaaaatcaCGGAAATTCGAATGATGAGATTTTATTTTgggtgattttttttataaaatcaataaaaagtttCAATATTAACAATATATCAATCATATTTATACTAATTATCAGTTTTCTAAAAATCGGTCTATGTGGTGAAAACCCTCTGCGATTTAGGGTAAATCGTTTCAAAAAATCTGTCTGGAGCTAGACGGTTGCCTAGGCGGCACCTAGGCGgatttcgtttttttttattttttattgtgtgctttttaaattttttttttttaaagtttcatggtggtatatgacacaccccgatccggaggatccaggtgtgctggccgtcacgtgggcgtgacgtaaccataggCGCAACACGGAAGCAAAATAACCACATAAATTAGCAGAAATTCAAACCAAACTCAACATAACCGCCTACGAACATAACCAGACGACTTATAAAGTAAACACAtaagttcagagcataggtttaagtgcagtcaagtaggactaaaataaaatacatcaccctcaggtgagtcctacatgtcgaAGGTCTGTCAGAAAGCCGGaaaagacctcgagagccaccaaccgctaatttagaacctggaggggcgcaaaacaaaatgagtgggtcagtaaaaccaaagatttttccaaaacatttcaattaaaacatttctaacccctcaccgtaaaacctgtatactttcccagaaaaatatatataaatacaactATATGAAATCTCAAAACTTGAATcccaaatcttcaacatttttctagaaaaacatgccatgccataaatcaaatataaatcaggtgaaataaggaatcaatcggagaccctgcagttggtcctatacgatTAATTCAACAGCTCAATATCCCactaagccggagtcaccaccgtgacctgtacggccctactctgcacatcactcggaactacgtaaggtagtctatacgatgaaaggtgtaaaaatacgctatagtgcttctctcatcatatcatcagcgcgcataactaaggtcacccactagtcggaatcacgcctagtgatctgtacgactagcatgtcggaaccctcacatggtctgtacgacatccacctacttggatccaaggcgagcgtgcagTGTGGTGAATaaaataagcactaacacctagggtgcaggttatgagcttaaAACATCTTATCAACAATCAATTAAATGAATAAGtgaactcacctgacttacctgtgcctccacagcaccatgcaacatgtatgcatcatatatcaatcatataactca encodes the following:
- the LOC126615959 gene encoding uncharacterized protein LOC126615959; this translates as MEMEQLLSMGFPSELAAQALAATGTGGNSILKATEWILNRESSTSAGTSTNPSPISSGRPCQPKLDRFFLFQSKPPSSDYPRPVPASARKLQEESESTPAAGGEGPEEEAALSKSKRLKLAIPANPKNANKTTNEPLSERMRPRTLDDVVGQDHLLAPNSLLRSAIDCERLPSLVFWGPPGVGKTSIAKSIINSASRPCSSYRFVSLSAVTCGVKDVRDAIDEARKKKQAAKKKQTVLFVDEVHRFNKSQQDSFLPVIEDGSIVFMGATTENPSFHLIRPLLSRCRVLVLHPLRPHAVELLLKRAANDSDKGLAPGVQMPVHVNDEAIHFISANCDGDARVALNALEVSATTAAARAASTSSSTISNSTPTSMNDDDDHNKLVATAVVTLEDAKEALQCKHVASDKAGEEHYNLISALHKSMRGSDANAAIYWLARMLEGGQEPLYIARRLIRFASEDVGLADPSALSQAVACHQACHFLGMPECNVILAQCVAYLALAPKSVAVYKAIGSAQQVVRDSVGQNEGVPLHLRNAPTKLMKELGYANGYIYPPDNPSASVTQAYLPPSLEGYKFLDWPITSNSTKTKSDG